The following proteins are co-located in the Labrys monachus genome:
- a CDS encoding ABC transporter permease: MVRFFIGRLAQSLVLLVLVSAIGFAVLHLAPGGPLSQFALVPGLSQADIARIAHEMGLDRPLPVQYWEWFSRLLAGDWGRSYRDSQPVLAVIGSRLPATLELMVAAILIAVVIGISVGIMGAVRRYSIFDTLATVGAMVALSIPTFWFGLITIYVFAVKLQWLPAGNRATIGGGGSILDYLHHLIAPALVLALVEVAVWSRYMRSSMLDVINQDYIRTARAKGLPERTILLHHAFRNALLPMITLAGLELPSLLGGALVTETVFTWPGMGRLFLDSLGYRDYPVVMGILMFSAILVLLGNLLADLLCAVADPRIRLT; encoded by the coding sequence TTGGTCCGTTTCTTCATCGGTCGCCTCGCGCAGAGCCTCGTTCTGCTCGTGCTCGTCTCCGCCATCGGCTTCGCCGTGTTGCATCTGGCACCGGGCGGGCCGCTGTCGCAGTTCGCGCTCGTGCCCGGCCTGTCCCAGGCCGACATCGCGCGCATCGCCCACGAGATGGGGCTCGACCGGCCGCTTCCGGTCCAATATTGGGAGTGGTTCTCCCGGCTGCTGGCCGGCGACTGGGGGCGGTCATACCGCGACAGCCAGCCCGTCCTCGCCGTCATCGGCTCGCGCCTGCCGGCGACGCTGGAATTGATGGTCGCGGCGATCCTGATCGCCGTGGTCATCGGCATATCCGTCGGCATCATGGGCGCGGTGCGGCGCTATTCGATATTCGACACGCTGGCGACCGTCGGGGCGATGGTCGCGCTGTCGATCCCCACCTTCTGGTTCGGCCTGATCACCATCTATGTCTTCGCCGTCAAGCTGCAGTGGCTGCCGGCGGGAAACCGCGCCACCATCGGCGGCGGCGGGTCGATCCTGGACTATTTGCACCATCTCATCGCCCCCGCTCTGGTGCTGGCGCTCGTCGAGGTGGCGGTGTGGAGCCGCTACATGCGCTCCTCCATGCTGGACGTGATCAACCAGGATTATATCCGCACCGCGCGGGCGAAGGGGCTGCCGGAGCGGACCATCCTGCTGCACCACGCCTTCCGCAACGCCCTCCTGCCGATGATCACGCTGGCGGGGCTGGAACTGCCGAGCCTGCTCGGCGGCGCGCTGGTCACCGAGACGGTGTTCACCTGGCCCGGGATGGGGCGGCTCTTCCTCGATTCGCTGGGATATCGCGACTATCCGGTGGTGATGGGCATCCTGATGTTTTCGGCCATCCTGGTCCTGCTCGGCAATCTGCTGGCGGACCTGCTCTGCGCGGTCGCCGATCCGCGCATCCGGCTCACGTGA
- a CDS encoding ABC transporter permease: MSSVTAPAASPSGSARLRSRALRRFLRHRLAVFGACAIAALVLATIAGPWVIPFDQLHIDLRHRFEPPPAGGHVFGTDQLGRDLLVRLLMAGRISLTIGFAAMLVSTAIGVLVGVTAGYYGRWLGLALMRFVDAMLCFPSIFLLLVLAAFIHPDVLTLTLIIAATSWMEVARVVQSQIRTLRERDFTAAAELLGASGRHVMFNELLPNAAGPIIVAATLTVARAILMEAYVSFLGYGIQAPTASWGNMLNNAQQYLGSAPWLAIFPGLMITLAVTSFNFVGDGLRDALDARFDLA; this comes from the coding sequence ATGTCGTCAGTGACCGCGCCGGCCGCATCCCCGTCGGGATCGGCGCGTCTTCGCAGCCGCGCATTGCGGCGCTTCCTGCGTCACCGGCTCGCCGTGTTCGGCGCTTGCGCGATTGCCGCCCTGGTGCTGGCGACGATCGCCGGGCCATGGGTCATCCCGTTCGACCAGCTCCACATCGATTTGCGCCACCGCTTCGAGCCGCCGCCGGCCGGCGGCCATGTGTTCGGCACCGACCAGCTCGGCCGGGACCTTCTGGTGCGGCTTTTGATGGCGGGTCGGATTTCCCTCACCATCGGTTTTGCCGCCATGCTCGTCAGCACCGCGATCGGCGTGCTGGTCGGGGTGACGGCCGGCTATTACGGGCGCTGGCTGGGCCTCGCTCTGATGCGCTTCGTCGATGCGATGCTCTGCTTTCCCTCGATCTTTCTACTTCTGGTGCTGGCCGCCTTCATTCACCCCGACGTGCTGACGCTGACCTTGATCATCGCGGCCACCAGCTGGATGGAGGTGGCGCGGGTCGTCCAGAGCCAGATCCGCACCTTGCGCGAACGCGACTTCACCGCCGCTGCCGAATTGCTCGGCGCTTCGGGCCGCCACGTGATGTTCAACGAATTGCTGCCCAACGCGGCGGGGCCGATCATCGTGGCCGCCACGCTGACGGTGGCGCGGGCGATCCTGATGGAGGCCTATGTGAGCTTTCTCGGCTACGGCATCCAGGCGCCGACCGCCAGCTGGGGCAACATGCTCAACAATGCCCAGCAATATCTCGGCTCCGCCCCCTGGCTCGCGATATTCCCCGGCCTGATGATCACGCTGGCGGTGACCAGCTTCAACTTCGTCGGCGACGGCTTGCGCGATGCGCTCGACGCCCGCTTCGATCTGGCTTGA